A DNA window from Daucus carota subsp. sativus chromosome 3, DH1 v3.0, whole genome shotgun sequence contains the following coding sequences:
- the LOC135151155 gene encoding uncharacterized protein LOC135151155, producing the protein MIIVMISMTIYIMARKRKATDKDTNKGKGKSVGSSTNKRRAKGKGKGKEKTVLRDEPTDSDTESDQNPREAEAEEEPVRRVRMPRSHSCGIFGAKIPTRPRRINISDGHIEDNEAKKTLLAIIRARWPLGKYTFSDIDAAYPKWLGLRVEEFLKYYRQLKGQSRSKAKAIIEDHIKVTIKRTMNELKRRIERKSREEGVSKLALKPEYWNIIFWKDLLKYWDTDEGHLHRSEVGAANRQRVERLHSAGARSFNRVRENMKKKLSKSPTKLEVWDECHTRIGSTPESRIYTTPAAMRIAVIF; encoded by the exons ATGATTATCGTCATGATTTCAATGACGATATATATCATGGCAAGAAAAAGGAAAGCAACGGACAAGGACACCAACAAAGGCAAGGGAAAGAGTGTCGGTAGTAGTACAAACAAAAGGCGTGCGAAGGGAAAAGGCAAGGGGAAAGAAAAGACGGTGTTGCGTGACGAGCCAACAGATTCGGATACCGAATCGGACCAAAACCCAAGGGAGGCGGAGGCGGAGGAGGAACCGGTGAGAAGAGTGAGGATGCCGCGGTCACATTCATGCGGCATTTTTGGAGCTAAGATACCAACAAGACCTCGACGGATCAATATCTCCGATGGACa TATTGAAGATAATGAGGCAAAAAAGACTTTGCTTGCGATTATTCGGGCAAGATGGCCTTTGGGTAAATACACGTTTAGTGACATAGACGCGGCTTACCCAAAGTGGCTCGGTCTAAGGGTTGAGGAGTTTCTA AAATATTATAGGCAATTGAAAGGTCAAAGCCGTTCAAAAGCCAAAGCTATCATTGAAGATCACATAAAGGTCACAATCAAAAGGACCATGAATGAATTGAAGAGGAGGATCGAGAGGAAGTCAAGGGAGGAAGGGGTTTCGAAGTTGGCTTTGAAACCGGAATATTGGAATATCATTTTTTGGAAAGATCTTCTCAAGTATTGGGACACGGATGAAGGCCATTTGCATAGGTCGGAAGTTGGAGCTGCTAATCGGCAACGCGTGGAAAGGTTGCATAGCGCGGGTGCTCGCTCTTTCAACCGTGTGCGCGAG AACATGAAAAAGAAATTGTCTAAAAGTCCGACGAAGCTTGAGGTGTGGGATGAATGCCACACTAGGATCGGCTCCACTCCCGAGAGCCGAATATATACTACCCCCGCCGCTATGCGCATTGCGGTAATCTTCTAA